The Bifidobacterium eulemuris genome includes a window with the following:
- the cas7g gene encoding type I-G CRISPR-associated RAMP protein Csb1/Cas7g, translating into METLTLEMLNEAVRTGGPASLCERIELEPAGGVEGVVAPAKYVGNSGPTYIIEKRFIAGDEEPKRVILLDSRPSQSNRLEKTISDAMKDGEGVLSKMPRIRVTYETKTTGATTFLDNELPHRAFDGHIRVGTHDGSLTSEVEEYIQARNATLENLLPLFNLSPDTVTFGGWDSTRSRNQLRIPSVFSGEVIGVLADQSNDDPVIHRAGARVDPVEASVSFEDKKDRDAIVKAAVDLSKKTADKFIKDNDGKGSTIGLGAIPPSADKDKDFDGVAISKAICIHVLSFATLRTFRFGKGKEGDEAIRALIAAVLLRAMVGYNADPVLRANCYLVETGPATMTLDRRGGNKTELEPLTIEVAEQLLQEAYDQAHAKAGITWEGQTFEVVGNPEVINNSSDEGND; encoded by the coding sequence ATGGAAACGTTGACGTTGGAAATGCTAAACGAGGCTGTTCGTACCGGAGGCCCCGCGAGCTTGTGCGAGCGTATTGAGCTGGAACCTGCGGGAGGGGTTGAGGGTGTGGTGGCCCCGGCGAAATATGTCGGCAACAGCGGTCCCACCTACATTATTGAGAAGCGTTTTATTGCCGGAGATGAAGAGCCTAAGCGTGTCATATTGCTGGATTCGCGACCTTCCCAGTCCAATCGTCTGGAAAAGACCATCAGTGACGCCATGAAAGATGGCGAAGGTGTTCTGAGCAAGATGCCTCGCATTCGTGTCACCTATGAGACGAAGACAACTGGCGCAACAACATTTCTTGACAACGAGCTGCCACATAGGGCATTTGATGGACATATTCGTGTGGGCACGCATGACGGTAGCCTCACTTCCGAGGTGGAAGAGTATATTCAAGCGCGAAATGCGACGCTGGAGAACCTGCTTCCATTGTTCAACTTGTCTCCGGACACAGTGACCTTCGGCGGATGGGACTCCACACGAAGCCGTAATCAGCTGAGGATTCCTTCAGTCTTCTCAGGGGAAGTGATCGGTGTCCTTGCTGACCAGAGCAATGACGATCCCGTTATTCATCGTGCTGGAGCCAGAGTCGATCCAGTGGAAGCCAGTGTGTCTTTTGAAGATAAGAAGGATCGAGATGCGATTGTCAAAGCCGCGGTTGATCTTAGCAAGAAAACGGCTGACAAATTCATAAAGGACAACGACGGCAAGGGATCCACCATTGGGCTTGGAGCGATTCCTCCGAGTGCGGATAAAGACAAGGATTTCGACGGAGTGGCGATCAGCAAGGCCATCTGCATTCATGTGCTCAGCTTCGCCACACTACGCACGTTCCGTTTCGGCAAGGGCAAGGAAGGCGATGAAGCGATTCGTGCGTTGATCGCAGCCGTCCTGCTTCGAGCAATGGTGGGTTATAACGCTGATCCAGTGCTTAGGGCGAACTGCTACCTTGTCGAAACTGGTCCGGCAACGATGACGCTGGACCGGCGCGGCGGCAACAAGACGGAGCTGGAGCCGCTCACCATTGAGGTGGCGGAGCAACTGCTTCAAGAAGCATATGATCAGGCCCATGCCAAGGCTGGGATTACGTGGGAAGGCCAGACGTTCGAGGTCGTCGGCAATCCTGAAGTAATCAACAATAGTTCTGACGAGGGGAATGACTGA
- a CDS encoding MarR family winged helix-turn-helix transcriptional regulator codes for MTDDCDSNRIPLGVAVRSLNNMIARYVAVTSSQDRCEVTGVNADIIVFLAQHQDRDVFPQDLERRFSTTRSTVSRVLGLMESKGLVERRPVERDARCKSIVLTDKAKAIAESMRQHGDAMERMLLRGMDDEEVAALRRSLHTMRDNLIATGKVGKDDKECMDDTTMEGKDRV; via the coding sequence ATGACAGACGATTGCGATTCGAACCGCATTCCGTTGGGGGTTGCGGTGCGTTCGCTGAACAACATGATCGCGCGGTACGTCGCGGTCACCTCGTCGCAGGACCGCTGCGAGGTCACCGGCGTCAACGCTGATATCATCGTTTTTTTGGCGCAGCATCAGGATCGGGACGTCTTCCCGCAGGATCTGGAACGACGGTTCAGCACCACGCGTTCCACCGTATCGCGCGTGCTGGGCCTGATGGAAAGCAAGGGGCTGGTCGAACGCCGACCGGTCGAGCGCGACGCCCGCTGCAAATCGATTGTGCTCACCGACAAGGCGAAGGCCATCGCCGAGTCGATGCGTCAGCATGGGGATGCGATGGAACGCATGCTGCTGCGGGGCATGGACGACGAGGAGGTGGCGGCATTGCGCCGCAGCCTGCATACGATGCGGGACAACCTCATCGCCACCGGCAAGGTCGGCAAGGACGACAAAGAGTGTATGGACGATACGACAATGGAAGGAAAGGACAGGGTATGA
- the csb2 gene encoding type I-G CRISPR-associated protein Csb2, with protein MPFAISAKFLLGTYQGRDSGGVPECYPSPDRLYKALVSTAYTVFGFERPDRSQAEELSDNDILKALRWLEGNPPDAVFLPRAYFSADRASSEAVVFRQKGYIEKSKGQQRPKVSSASASTSVTYADDTTDGLLTWQWEQEPAEDVANTLSLLCWEVPYLGEACSKVRLTTSKLHGGDYPLSGSLQKDDSAKFCNLGRRGNVLFACPGVGRLDELKRGYEQVNPSRSNKAVRGKEDEQNLLAAVPMLDTVEEASYSYPVNDEAKLGLQKPWPDFIVIPVIADPAENSDEQWLPDQSDYVGWSVALHRFLVKQWGLNPPACLTGKYASDMYRPANNIGIQILSEGLGKATDLLSDEVKKCGLPAFLLMLPQTMSDEERTRLYEVCQRSRGRRVYLSRHVGRIQLGEARYVHDGALWRAPDDDRTRFWRPFPLSVAETRPLSPDPESGRRWRTREALYLSLGHVWRDAFADSQSVDEQPKKYEARMWSLSNRVVDSATFYVCDERPVFTVNMQDYAHHIDAANVLRGMSGLISIAPKESESLSCAAMAIGQSRHLGGGLLLPVDITNDLVDQDSSGRDVPVWLK; from the coding sequence ATGCCATTTGCGATCTCAGCGAAATTCTTGCTGGGAACGTATCAGGGGCGTGACTCCGGGGGTGTGCCAGAGTGCTATCCGTCGCCGGATCGGTTGTATAAGGCGTTGGTTTCCACCGCCTATACCGTGTTCGGATTTGAGCGGCCTGATCGTTCCCAAGCTGAGGAATTGTCTGATAACGACATACTGAAAGCGTTGCGTTGGCTTGAGGGCAACCCCCCGGACGCAGTGTTTTTGCCGCGAGCTTACTTCAGCGCGGATAGAGCGTCTTCTGAAGCGGTGGTCTTTCGCCAAAAAGGATACATCGAAAAGAGCAAAGGGCAACAGCGTCCGAAAGTGTCATCGGCATCGGCCTCAACATCGGTGACGTATGCGGATGATACGACTGATGGGTTGCTGACTTGGCAGTGGGAACAGGAACCTGCGGAAGACGTTGCCAATACACTGTCTTTGCTGTGTTGGGAAGTGCCGTATTTGGGCGAAGCATGCTCGAAAGTGCGGCTGACAACGTCAAAATTGCACGGTGGCGATTATCCCCTGAGCGGCTCTTTGCAAAAGGACGATTCTGCGAAGTTCTGCAACCTTGGACGGCGAGGGAATGTTCTCTTCGCATGCCCGGGCGTTGGACGTTTGGATGAGCTCAAGCGTGGGTATGAGCAGGTTAATCCCTCCAGATCCAATAAAGCCGTCCGGGGTAAGGAGGATGAGCAGAATTTGCTTGCGGCTGTGCCCATGCTGGACACGGTTGAGGAGGCAAGTTACTCATACCCCGTGAATGATGAAGCTAAGCTTGGTCTGCAAAAACCATGGCCGGATTTCATCGTCATTCCCGTAATCGCTGATCCTGCTGAAAACAGTGATGAACAGTGGCTCCCCGATCAATCTGATTATGTCGGCTGGTCTGTCGCCCTTCACAGGTTCCTGGTGAAGCAGTGGGGGCTGAATCCTCCCGCCTGTTTGACAGGTAAGTATGCCAGCGACATGTATCGACCTGCAAACAACATCGGCATCCAAATTCTCAGCGAAGGCTTGGGCAAGGCGACGGATTTGTTGTCCGATGAGGTCAAGAAATGCGGTCTCCCCGCGTTCCTCCTCATGCTGCCGCAGACCATGTCCGATGAGGAGCGGACTAGGCTGTATGAGGTCTGTCAGCGCAGTCGGGGCAGGCGTGTGTATCTGTCGCGTCATGTCGGGCGGATCCAGCTTGGCGAAGCTCGATACGTACATGACGGTGCATTATGGCGTGCACCCGACGATGACCGAACCCGTTTTTGGAGGCCTTTCCCTCTCTCCGTGGCGGAAACACGTCCCTTGTCGCCGGACCCAGAATCTGGGCGTCGGTGGAGAACTCGGGAGGCGCTGTATTTGTCGCTGGGGCACGTGTGGCGTGACGCTTTCGCCGACAGTCAATCGGTGGATGAACAGCCTAAGAAGTATGAGGCCCGCATGTGGTCGTTGTCGAACCGAGTTGTGGACAGTGCCACATTCTACGTTTGCGACGAACGACCGGTATTCACCGTGAATATGCAGGATTATGCGCATCACATAGACGCCGCGAATGTACTGCGAGGCATGAGCGGGTTGATATCCATTGCGCCAAAGGAATCGGAATCATTGTCTTGCGCCGCAATGGCGATCGGACAAAGTCGTCATTTGGGAGGCGGTCTTCTGCTTCCTGTTGACATCACGAACGATCTTGTGGATCAGGATTCATCGGGAAGAGATGTGCCGGTATGGCTGAAATAA
- a CDS encoding ABC transporter ATP-binding protein, whose product MTSTTVDRDGNATSQAQQQTPPAKVPVVRTLLKSLREYKKASLLTPAFVAVEGILEIVIPTVMAELIDEGITGGSMPAVWKFGIILLCLAMVSLASGFLSGKYAAIASAGFAKNLRHDLFEKVQGFSFTNIDRFSTGSIVTRLTTDVTNLQNAYQMIVRLGVRAPIMVVVAWLFSFRISPSISLVFLACIPILGVGLMGLAALVHPVFERVFHTYDELNNTVDENLQGVRVVKSFNREDHEVRKFSRVSERIFVDFVKAEKIMSFNMPLLQFCMYASLILIAWIGAQQIVASGNNAALGLTTGDLTALVTYAMQIMMSMMMLSMIFVMVIISRASSERICQVLVEQSTVTDPENPVTEVADGSIAFEDVSFRYSDNAEKPVLDHIDLKIESGQTIGIVGGTGSAKSSLVQLIPRLYDVTEGSLKVGGRDTREYDLESLRDEVAMVLQKNVLFSGTIAENLRWGNPNATDEELRHACQLAQADGFIQEFPDKYDTYIEQGGTNVSGGQRQRLCIARALLKKPKILILDDSTSAVDTKTDQLIRGAFHHEIPDTTKIIIAQRVASVQESDMIIVMDNGRVLDKGTHDELLASCDEYRSIYESQTKNQAQPEELEGGQA is encoded by the coding sequence ATGACATCCACAACCGTGGACCGCGACGGCAACGCCACGTCGCAGGCCCAGCAGCAGACCCCGCCGGCCAAGGTGCCGGTGGTGCGCACGCTGCTCAAATCACTACGCGAATACAAGAAGGCGAGCCTACTCACCCCGGCGTTCGTCGCCGTCGAAGGCATCCTCGAAATCGTCATCCCCACCGTGATGGCGGAGCTCATCGACGAAGGCATCACGGGCGGTTCGATGCCCGCGGTCTGGAAGTTCGGCATCATCCTGCTGTGTCTGGCGATGGTCTCCCTGGCCAGCGGCTTCCTGTCCGGCAAGTACGCGGCCATCGCGTCCGCCGGCTTCGCGAAGAACCTGCGCCACGACCTGTTCGAGAAGGTGCAGGGCTTCAGCTTCACCAACATCGACCGCTTCTCCACGGGCTCCATCGTCACGCGCCTGACCACGGACGTGACCAACCTGCAGAACGCCTACCAGATGATCGTCCGTCTGGGCGTGCGCGCCCCGATCATGGTGGTCGTCGCCTGGCTGTTCTCCTTCCGCATCAGCCCGTCGATCTCGCTGGTGTTCCTCGCCTGCATCCCGATTCTGGGCGTCGGCCTGATGGGACTGGCGGCGCTGGTGCACCCGGTGTTCGAGCGCGTCTTCCACACCTACGATGAGCTCAACAACACGGTGGACGAGAACCTGCAGGGCGTGCGCGTCGTCAAGTCCTTCAACCGCGAGGACCATGAGGTCAGGAAGTTCTCCCGCGTCTCCGAACGCATCTTCGTCGACTTCGTCAAGGCCGAGAAGATCATGAGCTTCAACATGCCGCTGCTGCAGTTCTGCATGTACGCCTCGCTCATCCTCATCGCATGGATCGGCGCGCAGCAGATCGTCGCCTCCGGCAACAACGCCGCCCTGGGCCTGACCACCGGCGACCTGACCGCGTTGGTGACCTACGCGATGCAGATCATGATGAGCATGATGATGCTGTCGATGATCTTCGTGATGGTCATCATCTCACGCGCCTCCTCCGAACGCATCTGCCAGGTGCTCGTCGAGCAGAGCACCGTGACCGACCCCGAGAATCCGGTCACCGAGGTCGCCGACGGCTCCATCGCTTTCGAGGACGTGAGCTTCCGCTACTCCGACAACGCGGAGAAGCCGGTGCTCGACCACATCGACCTGAAGATCGAATCCGGTCAGACCATCGGCATCGTCGGCGGCACCGGTTCCGCCAAGTCAAGCCTCGTGCAGCTCATCCCGCGTCTGTACGACGTGACCGAGGGCTCGCTCAAGGTCGGCGGACGCGACACCCGCGAATACGATCTGGAATCCCTGCGCGACGAGGTCGCCATGGTGCTGCAGAAGAACGTACTGTTCTCCGGCACCATCGCCGAGAACCTGCGCTGGGGCAATCCGAACGCCACCGACGAGGAGCTGCGCCACGCCTGCCAGCTCGCCCAGGCCGACGGATTCATCCAGGAATTCCCCGACAAATACGACACCTACATCGAACAGGGCGGCACCAACGTCTCCGGCGGCCAGCGCCAGCGTCTGTGCATCGCCCGAGCGCTGCTCAAGAAGCCGAAGATCCTCATCCTCGACGACTCCACCAGCGCGGTCGACACCAAAACGGACCAGCTCATCCGCGGCGCGTTCCACCACGAGATCCCGGACACCACGAAGATCATCATCGCCCAGCGCGTGGCCTCCGTGCAGGAATCCGACATGATCATCGTCATGGACAACGGCCGCGTGCTCGACAAGGGCACGCACGACGAGCTGCTCGCCAGCTGCGACGAATACCGCAGCATCTACGAATCGCAAACCAAGAACCAAGCCCAGCCCGAGGAACTGGAAGGAGGCCAGGCATGA
- a CDS encoding ABC transporter ATP-binding protein — translation MSAQNKPQMAKAAPGTTKRIFGYIFKYKWQVALVVVCILLSAAAQAGSSLFLQSLIDTYILPMIGVSDPDWAPLLQALVFMGCLYAVGIFSTWLYNWMLVDIEQGTLKDIRDEMFAHQQELPIRYFDTHEHGDVMSHYTNDTDTLRQAISQSFPQMFSSAITALAALISMLWLSVPFTVFVLVFTVLLIVVVRGIVSRSGRYFVRQQHELGDVNAFVEESVNGQKVIKVFNHEDATQRDFDERNERLFHASSEANIYGNITMPVVGNMGYILYVLLAIVGGSVALSGIGNFGLSGAGPLTLGTLISLLTLSRSFVNPIGQVSMQFNMVMMALAGASRIFALMDEPVEDDGGTVTLVNVELDEDGRTMREVDHVTGNWAWKREEGDDGTRSLAAAHLLSPKAAEVATKAREQAVTSPDGRLTLLRGDVRFTDVTFGYNPDKPVLHDITWFAKPGQKIALVGATGAGKTTVTNLINRFYDVQEGQILYDGISVKGIRKPDLRRSLGIVLQDVNLFTGTVMDNIRYGKLDATDEECIAAAKLTNADGFIRMLPNGYHTVLEGDGSGLSQGQRQLISIARAAVADPPALILDEATSSIDTRTEEVVQAGMDALMKGRTVFVIAHRLSTVRNSDVIMVLDHGRIIERGSHDELIAQKGEYYQLYTGAVELE, via the coding sequence ATGAGCGCGCAGAACAAACCGCAGATGGCCAAGGCCGCGCCTGGCACCACCAAGCGCATCTTCGGCTACATCTTCAAATACAAATGGCAGGTCGCCCTCGTCGTCGTGTGCATCCTGCTGTCCGCCGCGGCGCAGGCCGGATCATCGCTGTTCCTGCAGTCGTTGATCGACACCTATATCCTGCCGATGATCGGCGTGAGCGACCCCGATTGGGCGCCGCTTCTGCAGGCGCTCGTGTTCATGGGCTGCCTGTACGCGGTGGGCATCTTCAGCACCTGGTTGTACAACTGGATGCTCGTCGACATCGAACAGGGAACCCTGAAGGACATCCGCGACGAGATGTTCGCCCACCAGCAGGAACTGCCGATCCGCTACTTCGACACCCACGAGCACGGCGACGTGATGAGCCACTACACCAACGACACCGACACGCTGCGCCAGGCCATCAGCCAATCGTTCCCGCAGATGTTCTCGTCGGCCATCACCGCGCTCGCCGCGCTGATCTCCATGCTGTGGCTGTCCGTGCCGTTCACCGTGTTCGTGCTCGTGTTCACCGTGCTGCTCATCGTCGTGGTGCGCGGCATCGTGAGCCGCTCCGGCCGCTACTTTGTGCGCCAGCAGCATGAGCTCGGCGACGTGAACGCCTTCGTGGAGGAATCCGTCAACGGCCAGAAGGTCATCAAGGTCTTCAACCACGAGGACGCCACCCAGCGCGACTTCGACGAGCGCAACGAACGCCTGTTCCACGCCAGCTCCGAAGCCAACATCTACGGCAACATCACCATGCCGGTGGTGGGTAACATGGGCTACATCCTCTACGTGCTGCTCGCCATCGTCGGCGGATCCGTCGCGCTGTCGGGCATCGGCAACTTCGGCCTGTCCGGCGCTGGCCCGCTCACGCTTGGTACGCTGATCTCGCTGCTCACACTCTCGCGCTCCTTCGTCAACCCGATCGGCCAGGTCTCCATGCAGTTCAACATGGTGATGATGGCCCTCGCCGGCGCCTCGCGCATCTTCGCGCTGATGGACGAGCCGGTCGAAGACGACGGCGGTACCGTGACCTTGGTGAACGTCGAACTCGACGAGGACGGCCGCACCATGCGTGAGGTCGACCACGTGACCGGCAACTGGGCGTGGAAGCGCGAGGAAGGCGATGACGGCACGCGTTCGCTGGCCGCCGCCCACCTGCTCAGTCCCAAGGCCGCCGAAGTGGCGACCAAGGCCCGCGAGCAGGCCGTCACCTCCCCGGACGGCCGACTGACCCTGCTGCGCGGCGACGTGCGCTTCACCGACGTGACCTTCGGCTACAACCCCGACAAGCCCGTGCTGCACGACATCACCTGGTTCGCCAAGCCGGGCCAGAAGATCGCGCTCGTGGGCGCGACCGGCGCAGGCAAGACCACGGTGACCAACCTCATCAACCGTTTCTACGATGTGCAGGAAGGGCAGATTCTTTATGACGGCATCTCCGTCAAGGGCATCCGCAAGCCCGACCTGCGCCGCTCGCTCGGTATCGTGCTGCAGGACGTGAACCTGTTCACCGGCACCGTGATGGACAACATCCGCTACGGCAAGCTCGATGCCACCGACGAGGAATGCATCGCCGCGGCCAAGCTCACCAACGCCGACGGATTCATCCGCATGCTGCCCAACGGCTACCACACCGTGCTCGAAGGCGACGGCTCCGGCCTTTCGCAGGGTCAGCGCCAGCTGATCTCCATCGCGCGCGCCGCCGTGGCCGATCCGCCCGCGCTGATCCTCGACGAGGCGACCTCGTCGATCGACACCCGCACCGAGGAGGTCGTGCAGGCCGGCATGGACGCGCTGATGAAGGGCCGCACCGTGTTCGTCATCGCGCACCGCCTGTCCACCGTGCGCAACTCCGACGTGATCATGGTGCTCGACCACGGCCGCATCATCGAACGCGGCTCGCACGACGAGCTCATCGCGCAAAAGGGCGAGTACTACCAGCTTTACACCGGCGCGGTCGAGTTGGAGTAG
- the cas3g gene encoding type I-G CRISPR-associated helicase/endonuclease Cas3g has translation MAEITFVNYLEERFRAFIAAAHDGRVPYQWQIRTMRMIAEHGRWPDRIVAPTASGKTCVIDIHVFLNAMAGLQEDKQSPEDMHNDANEPSLQKLPRRLALTVNRRSLVDDQYEEALALQRRILDSDKDDALYEFRCGLESRAGAGKDALPKIEDDQRALSTLIAVELRGGLGSNAQRREWRYYPQTCAVICATPDMFGSRLLFRGYGTSRAMRPMEAGELAYDTVLVADEAHLSRQLLETARQVSRIESFSSDDTVRSCVSPLQVVETTATPSSAEDHADDIISVGVESADFTVDTDLARRLGASYSVDDSGVLERCSKRITVDCSALKEQEKINNIVDCCEELIANHADQTADGLPNIVGCVVNTVSTAQKVKKELEKRLKGDESKGTIQSYVGPMRPYDKEQVAASFHDTFAEKSSAQAPCCIIGTQTLEVGVDVDFADMVTELAPASALAQRAGRVNRRGLRELSHIYVYGLSDKASSTDREKNARPYTVEELDESRKWIDKLPVLEDDHEFSAWAIREAEERGNPVPVSKPSRLLYQRLESWDVENLSHTDEDLFADCSIGELQQTPSDINLWLRDSLDQDIAPSVGIVVRDLPWDDAVAAELIGLAAPMDSEIFPVRSWAQLSNRTNSLRSYLEENEDEYQPIRMQNAIGEIELHHRRIFRYRASANASARVAVFTNQQEFDISQSGCVEPGDVFIVDSYAPLFSDAEYPVFDPKDKGGSPTEDVLNRCNGDWNGMDKASQSIKQQDLVVVRVDRTVRNSASEAAENLRMQLDDIQQYMEQGRVSSEKLDEKQREIPSLIQRLLNAIMQSQSQAANELTMADYLVDDGEHETEHVDTVTYAKRHSLSCHDVYWFALRSDAALTGNELSQESSSVRQKDVDLHGVDLHGVDLHGPEGHQRYVANRAQAIAEQIGLRELESLFFRAGLYHDEGKKDKRFQNLLQHGELENSGDDKVLAKSGFSSWKGERQFREANQLRGWRHEQRSVAEFLTARDNGEIESVVCETESAVELVERLIGTSHGHGRSSFKHATDFLLPQQYGEPSEEQQERREQLLKHSRELFDQGGWESLIDRTNHRYGFWGMAYLESLLRAADITVSKEGR, from the coding sequence ATGGCTGAAATAACGTTTGTGAATTATCTGGAGGAACGCTTCCGTGCGTTCATCGCAGCGGCACACGATGGTCGGGTGCCTTACCAGTGGCAGATCCGCACGATGCGCATGATTGCAGAACATGGTCGTTGGCCTGACAGAATCGTAGCGCCTACGGCTTCGGGCAAAACCTGTGTGATCGACATTCATGTGTTTTTGAACGCGATGGCTGGATTGCAAGAGGACAAGCAGTCGCCAGAAGATATGCACAATGACGCGAACGAACCGTCATTGCAAAAACTGCCGAGAAGACTGGCGCTGACGGTAAATAGGCGCTCTCTGGTCGATGATCAATATGAAGAGGCGTTGGCGTTGCAACGGAGGATATTGGATTCCGACAAGGATGATGCGCTATATGAGTTTCGATGCGGTTTGGAATCCCGCGCCGGTGCTGGTAAAGATGCTTTGCCGAAGATTGAAGATGACCAGCGTGCCTTGTCCACATTGATTGCCGTTGAGCTGCGTGGAGGACTGGGATCCAACGCGCAGCGGCGTGAATGGCGGTATTATCCTCAGACTTGCGCTGTGATTTGCGCGACGCCGGATATGTTTGGCAGCCGTTTGCTGTTTCGGGGATATGGCACTAGTCGTGCCATGCGGCCGATGGAGGCGGGCGAGCTGGCATACGATACTGTGCTCGTCGCTGACGAAGCGCATCTCAGTCGGCAATTGCTGGAAACTGCGCGGCAAGTATCGCGAATTGAGTCGTTCTCCTCCGACGACACTGTGCGTTCATGCGTTTCGCCGCTGCAAGTGGTGGAGACGACCGCTACTCCGTCCTCCGCGGAGGATCACGCGGATGACATCATTAGCGTTGGTGTGGAGAGTGCGGACTTTACCGTGGACACGGACCTTGCTCGGCGCCTTGGTGCTTCATATAGTGTCGATGATTCCGGAGTGCTTGAGCGGTGTTCGAAGCGTATAACTGTTGATTGTTCTGCGTTGAAAGAGCAAGAGAAAATCAACAACATCGTCGATTGTTGCGAGGAACTTATCGCCAATCATGCCGATCAGACGGCGGATGGTCTGCCCAATATCGTGGGCTGTGTGGTGAACACCGTTTCAACCGCGCAGAAAGTGAAGAAAGAACTGGAAAAGCGGTTGAAAGGGGATGAAAGCAAGGGAACAATACAGAGCTATGTCGGTCCTATGCGGCCGTATGACAAAGAACAAGTAGCGGCATCGTTCCATGACACGTTTGCTGAGAAAAGCTCAGCCCAAGCGCCCTGCTGCATCATCGGCACGCAAACGCTGGAAGTGGGTGTGGATGTCGACTTCGCGGATATGGTTACGGAACTTGCTCCCGCCAGTGCGTTGGCCCAACGTGCGGGACGTGTTAATCGCCGTGGATTACGCGAGTTGTCACATATCTACGTATATGGATTAAGCGATAAGGCGTCTTCGACTGACCGAGAGAAAAATGCTCGGCCCTACACTGTGGAAGAACTGGATGAGTCCCGGAAGTGGATTGACAAGCTGCCAGTTCTGGAAGATGATCATGAATTCAGTGCCTGGGCAATACGTGAGGCCGAGGAACGAGGCAATCCCGTCCCTGTGAGCAAGCCCTCTCGATTGTTGTATCAGCGTCTGGAATCATGGGATGTCGAGAATCTGTCTCATACGGATGAGGATTTGTTCGCTGACTGTTCGATCGGCGAGCTTCAACAGACTCCCTCGGATATCAATCTCTGGCTTCGTGACAGTTTGGATCAGGATATTGCTCCGTCTGTGGGCATTGTTGTGCGTGATCTTCCTTGGGATGATGCGGTTGCCGCGGAATTGATTGGACTGGCCGCTCCGATGGACAGTGAGATTTTCCCGGTCCGCAGTTGGGCGCAGTTGTCGAACCGCACTAATTCGCTGAGATCATACTTGGAAGAGAACGAAGATGAATATCAGCCAATCCGAATGCAGAATGCGATTGGAGAGATTGAACTTCATCATCGTCGAATCTTCCGGTATCGCGCTTCGGCAAACGCCAGCGCACGCGTTGCTGTCTTTACCAATCAGCAGGAGTTCGATATATCACAGTCTGGCTGCGTGGAACCTGGTGATGTGTTCATAGTGGATTCCTATGCACCCTTGTTTAGCGATGCTGAATATCCTGTTTTTGATCCGAAAGACAAGGGAGGCAGCCCAACCGAAGACGTGCTAAATCGCTGCAATGGTGATTGGAATGGGATGGATAAAGCATCTCAATCAATCAAACAACAAGATCTGGTGGTCGTACGTGTTGACCGGACTGTGAGGAATTCGGCCAGCGAAGCCGCAGAGAATCTCCGCATGCAGCTGGATGATATTCAGCAGTACATGGAACAGGGGAGGGTTTCCTCTGAGAAACTTGATGAGAAGCAACGTGAAATTCCTTCTCTGATCCAAAGACTATTGAACGCCATTATGCAGTCGCAATCTCAAGCGGCCAATGAGTTGACCATGGCTGATTATCTTGTTGACGATGGCGAACATGAAACCGAGCATGTGGATACGGTGACATATGCCAAGCGCCATTCACTGTCGTGTCATGATGTGTATTGGTTTGCGTTGCGTAGCGATGCGGCGCTGACAGGTAACGAGCTGTCGCAGGAATCTTCTTCTGTACGGCAGAAGGATGTCGACTTGCACGGTGTCGACTTGCACGGTGTCGACTTGCATGGACCTGAAGGGCATCAGCGGTATGTGGCGAATCGTGCTCAGGCCATTGCCGAGCAGATTGGTTTGCGGGAGCTGGAAAGCTTGTTCTTCAGAGCCGGTTTATACCATGACGAAGGGAAGAAGGATAAGCGTTTTCAGAATCTTCTGCAACATGGAGAGCTGGAAAATTCTGGAGACGATAAGGTTCTCGCCAAAAGTGGCTTTTCATCATGGAAAGGCGAACGTCAATTCCGCGAGGCTAATCAGTTGCGTGGATGGCGGCACGAGCAGCGGTCCGTGGCGGAGTTTCTGACTGCCCGGGACAATGGCGAAATCGAATCTGTTGTGTGCGAAACTGAGTCAGCCGTTGAACTTGTCGAGCGTCTGATTGGTACGTCTCATGGACATGGACGTTCCTCCTTCAAACACGCGACGGACTTCTTGTTGCCTCAGCAGTACGGCGAACCTTCCGAGGAACAACAGGAACGGCGGGAACAACTGTTGAAACACTCCCGGGAATTGTTCGATCAGGGAGGATGGGAGTCCCTGATCGATCGGACCAATCATCGCTATGGCTTCTGGGGCATGGCTTACCTCGAATCATTGTTGCGTGCCGCCGATATTACGGTGTCGAAGGAAGGACGCTGA